The following are from one region of the Hyalangium gracile genome:
- the fadI gene encoding acetyl-CoA C-acyltransferase FadI has protein sequence MAQNNGHRRVAIVRGLRTPFVKAGSVFGGLTALELGRMVVQELVQRADLDPNEINQVVFGQVIPTLTSPSIAREVVLAAGLPRRIEAFTVARACATSIQAMTTAANAIAVGEADVVIAGGTESMSDAPIFTSRPLAHALVAASRARSLPEKLKPFQKLKAKDLLPVPPAIAEYSTGQTMGESAEKMAKENGISREEQDRIALASHHNAARAWKEGRFDGEVMHVVVPPKYEDVAARDNIVREDTSLDALGQLKPVFDRKYGTITAGNASPLTDGAAALLLMSEEKAKALGYEPLGFLRAHAYAATDPGDQLLQGPAYAAPVALQRAGMTLADIDLVEMHEAFAAQVASNLQALASPAFAKKAGWSAPVGEVDRERLNVNGGSISLGHPFGATGARIVTQALNELKRRNKNTVLCTVCAAGGLGAAVVLERA, from the coding sequence ATGGCACAGAACAACGGCCACCGGCGGGTGGCCATCGTCCGCGGGCTGCGGACTCCATTCGTGAAGGCGGGCAGCGTCTTCGGTGGGCTCACCGCGCTGGAACTGGGCCGGATGGTGGTTCAGGAGCTCGTTCAGCGCGCCGACCTGGACCCCAACGAGATCAACCAGGTCGTCTTCGGACAGGTCATCCCCACGCTGACCTCCCCGTCCATCGCCCGTGAGGTGGTGCTGGCCGCGGGCCTGCCCCGCAGGATCGAGGCCTTCACCGTGGCGCGCGCCTGCGCCACCTCCATCCAGGCCATGACGACGGCCGCCAACGCCATTGCGGTGGGCGAGGCGGACGTGGTCATCGCCGGTGGCACCGAGTCCATGTCGGACGCGCCCATCTTCACCAGCCGCCCGCTGGCGCATGCGCTGGTGGCCGCCTCCAGGGCTCGGAGCCTCCCCGAGAAGCTCAAGCCCTTCCAGAAGCTCAAGGCCAAGGATCTGCTCCCGGTGCCGCCGGCCATCGCCGAGTACTCCACCGGCCAGACGATGGGCGAGAGCGCCGAGAAGATGGCCAAGGAGAACGGCATCTCCCGCGAGGAGCAGGACCGCATCGCCCTGGCCTCGCACCACAACGCCGCGCGCGCCTGGAAGGAGGGCCGCTTCGACGGCGAGGTGATGCACGTCGTCGTCCCGCCGAAGTACGAGGACGTGGCGGCCAGGGACAACATCGTCCGCGAGGACACCAGCCTGGATGCGCTCGGCCAGCTCAAGCCGGTGTTCGACCGCAAGTACGGCACCATCACCGCCGGCAACGCCTCGCCGCTCACGGACGGTGCAGCCGCCCTGCTGCTCATGAGCGAGGAGAAGGCCAAGGCGCTCGGGTATGAGCCGCTCGGTTTCCTGCGCGCCCATGCCTATGCCGCCACGGACCCGGGCGACCAGCTGCTGCAGGGCCCTGCCTACGCGGCGCCCGTGGCGCTCCAGCGCGCGGGCATGACGCTGGCGGACATCGACCTGGTGGAGATGCACGAGGCGTTCGCCGCCCAGGTGGCCAGCAACCTCCAGGCGCTCGCCTCGCCCGCCTTCGCGAAGAAGGCCGGCTGGAGCGCCCCGGTGGGCGAGGTGGACCGCGAGCGGCTCAACGTGAACGGCGGCTCCATCTCCCTCGGTCACCCCTTCGGGGCCACGGGTGCGCGCATCGTCACCCAGGCCCTCAACGAGCTGAAGCGTCGGAACAAGAACACGGTGCTGTGCACCGTCTGCGCCGCTGGCGGCCTGGGCGCCGCCGTGGTCCTGGAGCGTGCGTGA
- a CDS encoding isoamylase, translated as MTPATDLPRGAFGLLRWRPLLSAGLAAFLAACGASDHNTSLLAEELADTGVQQQEAVTWTLGANYDATKANIDFRVYSSRATRIELYIYKTPFNAAEVVKYVMTKDSATNIWSKTVSVATLSSSYGLTGTVYYGYRAWGPNWPYNSTWTKGSSVGFVSDVDSAGNRFNPNKLLLDPYAKEISHDPNNANHTDGTVFASGAHRNIDSGPKAPKGIVLAGDTQSIGTRPTRALKDDVIYEVHVRGLTKNDASIAAAYRGTYKGAGLKAPALAALGVTAVEFLPLHETDNDSIDNVLSTAGDNYWGYMTLNFFAPDRRYSYDKSAGGPTREFKEMVKAFHDNGIKVMVDVVYNHTGEGGAWSGTDPNTFNVLSFRGLDNPTYYSLTSDMKFNWDNTGVGGNYNTFNPTAQNLIIHSLAYWKDTLGVDGFRFDLASVLGNTCQHGCFNYDKMNSATALNRILTDLAPRPPAGGAGTDFVAEPWAIGGNSYQVGNFPGIWSEWNGKFRDSLRKDQNQMGVETVTPGELATRFAGSSDLYGDDGRKPYNSINFMVAHDGLSLKDLYTCNSKDNLQPWPYGPSDGGEDNNHSWDQGGVAADQRKAARNGMAFLMLSAGTPMFTGGDEFLRTQYCNNNVYNLDSDKNWLNYALTTDQTNFKTFTQRLIAFRKAHPALRPANFYSTNDTNGNVMEQHRWFKPDGTVPDAAYFGNGNNHALAFRVDGTEFGDTASAIYVAYNGWSGAVNFVLPWPGNGKSWYRVTDTCNWAEGPNQVASPGSEGLIGGEFTNYSVCGRGLLLLIAK; from the coding sequence ATGACCCCTGCCACTGACCTCCCCCGGGGAGCCTTCGGGCTCCTCCGGTGGCGCCCCCTCCTGTCCGCCGGCCTCGCCGCCTTCCTGGCTGCCTGCGGAGCCTCTGACCACAACACGTCCCTGCTCGCGGAGGAACTCGCGGACACCGGCGTACAGCAGCAAGAGGCGGTGACCTGGACGCTGGGTGCCAACTACGACGCGACGAAGGCCAACATCGACTTCCGCGTCTACTCCTCGCGCGCCACGCGCATCGAGCTCTACATCTACAAGACGCCGTTCAACGCCGCGGAAGTGGTGAAGTACGTGATGACCAAGGACTCGGCCACGAACATCTGGTCGAAGACGGTCTCGGTCGCCACCCTGTCGAGCAGCTACGGGCTGACGGGCACCGTGTACTACGGCTACCGCGCGTGGGGCCCGAACTGGCCGTACAACTCGACCTGGACCAAGGGCTCGAGCGTCGGGTTCGTCTCGGACGTGGACTCCGCCGGCAACCGCTTCAACCCCAACAAGCTGCTGCTGGATCCCTACGCCAAGGAGATCAGCCACGATCCGAACAACGCCAACCACACCGACGGGACGGTGTTCGCCAGCGGCGCCCACCGCAACATCGACAGCGGCCCGAAGGCGCCCAAGGGCATCGTGCTGGCCGGGGACACCCAGTCCATCGGCACCCGGCCCACGCGCGCGCTGAAGGATGACGTCATCTACGAGGTGCACGTGCGTGGCCTCACCAAGAACGACGCGAGCATCGCCGCCGCCTACCGCGGCACGTACAAGGGCGCGGGCCTGAAGGCCCCGGCGCTCGCGGCGCTCGGTGTCACCGCCGTGGAGTTCCTGCCGCTGCACGAGACGGACAACGACTCCATCGACAACGTGCTCAGCACGGCGGGGGACAACTACTGGGGCTACATGACGCTGAACTTCTTCGCCCCGGACCGGCGCTACTCCTATGACAAGTCGGCGGGCGGCCCCACGCGCGAGTTCAAGGAGATGGTGAAGGCCTTCCACGACAACGGCATCAAGGTCATGGTCGACGTGGTCTACAACCACACCGGCGAGGGCGGAGCGTGGAGCGGCACCGATCCGAACACCTTCAACGTCCTGAGCTTCCGCGGCCTGGACAACCCCACGTACTACAGCCTCACGTCCGACATGAAGTTCAACTGGGACAACACGGGCGTGGGCGGCAACTACAACACCTTCAACCCGACGGCGCAGAACCTGATCATCCACTCGCTGGCGTACTGGAAGGACACGCTGGGCGTGGACGGGTTCCGGTTCGATCTGGCCTCCGTGCTCGGCAACACCTGCCAGCACGGCTGCTTCAACTACGACAAGATGAACAGCGCCACCGCGCTCAACCGCATCCTGACGGACCTGGCGCCGCGTCCTCCCGCTGGTGGCGCGGGCACCGACTTCGTCGCCGAGCCGTGGGCCATCGGCGGCAACTCGTACCAGGTGGGCAACTTCCCGGGCATCTGGTCCGAGTGGAACGGCAAGTTCCGCGACTCGCTGCGCAAGGACCAGAACCAGATGGGGGTGGAGACCGTGACGCCGGGCGAGCTGGCCACGCGCTTCGCGGGCTCGTCGGACCTGTACGGGGATGACGGCCGCAAGCCGTACAACTCCATCAACTTCATGGTGGCGCACGACGGCCTCAGCTTGAAGGATCTCTACACCTGCAACTCGAAGGACAACCTGCAGCCGTGGCCGTACGGCCCCTCGGATGGTGGCGAGGACAACAACCACAGCTGGGACCAGGGCGGAGTGGCGGCGGACCAGCGCAAGGCGGCGCGCAATGGCATGGCGTTCCTGATGCTCAGCGCGGGCACGCCCATGTTCACCGGCGGCGACGAGTTCCTGCGCACCCAGTACTGCAACAACAACGTGTACAACCTGGACTCGGACAAGAACTGGCTGAACTACGCGCTGACCACGGACCAGACGAACTTCAAGACGTTCACCCAGCGGCTGATCGCGTTCCGCAAGGCGCACCCGGCGCTGCGGCCCGCGAACTTCTACAGCACCAACGACACCAACGGGAACGTGATGGAGCAGCACCGCTGGTTCAAGCCCGACGGCACCGTGCCGGACGCGGCCTACTTCGGCAACGGTAACAACCACGCCCTGGCCTTCCGCGTGGACGGCACCGAGTTCGGTGACACGGCCAGCGCCATCTACGTGGCGTACAACGGCTGGTCCGGCGCGGTGAACTTCGTCCTGCCGTGGCCGGGCAACGGGAAGAGCTGGTATCGGGTGACGGATACCTGCAACTGGGCGGAGGGGCCCAACCAGGTGGCCAGCCCCGGCTCCGAGGGGCTCATCGGCGGCGAGTTCACCAACTACAGCGTGTGTGGCCGCGGCCTGCTGCTGCTGATCGCGAAGTAG
- a CDS encoding sigma 54-interacting transcriptional regulator, giving the protein MPETTYTDVSTVDAPARPGGPAGASLVPALTIISHPVARRAGEQLLLEGLTVAREVSLSRNAPDFTRPGSSLGQPLADPFLSRKPLVLAPTAGGGVSLQLGDSGIRVEVAGVPLQGEREFTREELAAGVPLELSQRVALLLHLVPVPTAASSDELGMVGQSAGVRRVREDIARVADLGLPVLIRGETGAGKELVARAIHQRSPRRRGPFVSVNLGAIPKELAAAELFGAHRGAYTGATRDREGYFRAAHGGTLFLDEVGEASPEVQVLLLRALETGELYPVGGHTPVAVDVRLVAATDAHLEEQIRQGLFKAPLLHRLASFEIRVPPLRSRREDIGPLFLHFARQELEALGEAWRLEPEDPRAEPWLPSSLATRLVRHAWPGNIRQLRNVARQLVVRSRGQPQAQVNPQLEQELEPVATPALTVAPASRPSEEPATPTPTRRKASEVGQEELLAALRESAWDVKAAASRLGISRASLYDLIDKSPNVRTSKALSPEEVHRCFQECRGDVDAMAQRLEVSRRGLLRRLRELGLAPVGS; this is encoded by the coding sequence ATGCCCGAGACGACGTATACGGATGTCTCCACGGTCGATGCTCCCGCACGTCCCGGGGGACCGGCGGGCGCCTCGCTCGTGCCAGCCCTGACGATCATCTCCCATCCCGTGGCGCGCCGCGCCGGAGAGCAGCTGCTGCTCGAGGGGCTGACGGTGGCGCGGGAGGTGTCGCTGTCTCGCAACGCTCCGGACTTCACCCGTCCCGGCAGTTCCCTGGGCCAGCCTCTGGCCGATCCCTTCCTCAGCCGCAAGCCGCTGGTGCTCGCGCCCACCGCGGGCGGAGGAGTGAGCCTCCAGCTCGGCGACAGTGGAATCCGGGTGGAGGTGGCCGGAGTGCCGCTCCAGGGCGAGCGAGAGTTCACCCGTGAGGAGCTGGCCGCGGGCGTGCCGCTCGAGCTGTCCCAGCGCGTCGCGCTGCTGCTCCACCTGGTGCCCGTCCCGACGGCTGCCAGCAGCGACGAGCTGGGCATGGTGGGGCAGAGCGCGGGCGTGCGCCGCGTGCGCGAGGACATTGCCCGCGTGGCGGACCTGGGCCTGCCGGTGCTCATCCGCGGAGAGACAGGGGCCGGCAAGGAGCTGGTGGCCCGGGCCATCCACCAGCGAAGCCCCCGCCGCCGGGGCCCCTTCGTCAGCGTCAACCTGGGCGCCATCCCCAAGGAGCTGGCCGCCGCCGAGCTCTTCGGTGCCCACCGTGGCGCCTATACCGGTGCCACGCGCGATCGCGAGGGCTACTTCCGCGCCGCGCACGGAGGCACGCTCTTCCTCGACGAGGTGGGCGAGGCCTCCCCCGAGGTCCAGGTCCTACTGCTGCGCGCGCTGGAGACGGGAGAGCTCTACCCGGTGGGAGGGCACACGCCGGTGGCGGTGGACGTACGGCTGGTGGCCGCGACGGATGCGCACCTGGAGGAGCAGATCCGCCAGGGCCTCTTCAAGGCCCCGCTGCTGCATCGGCTGGCCAGCTTCGAGATCCGTGTCCCCCCGCTGCGCTCCCGCCGCGAGGACATCGGCCCGCTCTTCCTCCACTTCGCCCGACAGGAGCTGGAGGCGCTCGGCGAAGCCTGGCGCCTGGAGCCCGAGGATCCCCGCGCGGAGCCATGGCTGCCGTCCTCCCTGGCGACTCGGCTGGTGCGCCATGCCTGGCCGGGCAACATCCGCCAGCTGCGCAACGTAGCGCGGCAGCTCGTCGTCCGCAGCCGAGGCCAACCCCAGGCGCAGGTCAATCCCCAGCTCGAGCAGGAGCTGGAGCCGGTGGCCACTCCGGCTCTCACCGTGGCGCCCGCCTCGCGACCATCCGAAGAGCCAGCCACGCCCACGCCCACCCGGCGCAAGGCTTCGGAGGTGGGCCAGGAGGAGCTGCTGGCGGCCCTGCGCGAGAGCGCATGGGACGTCAAGGCAGCGGCCAGCCGGTTGGGAATCTCCCGGGCCTCGCTCTACGACTTGATCGACAAGAGCCCGAACGTGCGCACCTCCAAGGCCCTGAGTCCGGAGGAGGTTCACCGCTGCTTCCAGGAGTGCCGGGGCGACGTGGACGCCATGGCGCAGCGGCTTGAGGTCTCCCGGCGGGGGCTGCTGCGCCGCCTGCGGGAGCTGGGCCTGGCGCCGGTCGGCTCCTGA
- a CDS encoding serine/threonine-protein kinase, giving the protein MANTDPSRTRAEPKASRPGSSPQEAETLEPGAPLASVEAQGPAFPVPGWERYQAVRFLGQGGMGRVFLAYDVQLRRNVALKFVRDAAPELARRFLSEARAQARVRHERVCQVYEVGEIRGVTYIAMQYVEGQTLGQLAPGLSLEQKALVLREVAEGVHAAHRAGLIHRDLKPSNILVERSEDGRLHPYVLDFGLARDWREESLSTGTVLGTPHFMAPEQARGEVARLDRRADVYSLGATLYHLLTGQLPFTGGNELEVLARIQSEEPRPPRALDADVPADLEAIALKCLEKERSARYDSARALAEDLERFLNGEPVRARPVGPWQRLARKVRRHRAAVALGAVALLGVMLALGQAVWTRRELALRERISRGFTEKVERIEAQARYSGLSRLHDTREDRQVLRQRMEELEAEIREGGERAVGPGHYAVGRAMMALGDVEGARARLESAWQAGFREPRVAYALALVMGQLYQEKLLEVERVRNPEEREARRREFERQYREPTLSWLRRSEGVELPSPHYGAALLAFYEGRYDEALTHLDAMGPGLPWFHEAPLLRGDVRVARATARWGQGDRAGALADFEAGRQAYAAAAATAESVPAVHYSLARLEYGALLMELYGQGEVKPLYERGLQALTRALTVAPDHADSWVQQSRFHRRLAEFLAPRGGQVEPLLEQATAAARGALALQPRHSRARLELGLSLRLQARALQERGQDPRELLRQAHEAFESVSAEDRSYGYFTSLGLIFNAWADYEDDTGADSLAHRNQSIEAYRDAIKLDERQMDAWVNLGAAYLKRASRSQESERDLEQAFSALERARALNPRSYVPWFYEARVQEARARRLREQGRDAGPELERAVSLYQEALAINPQQPLLHNGLGIARLLQARQDWELGRSPDPSLEQAQAALEQARKLDARHGLVDQNLGEVSAWRAVYQRKRGEDPGPSVRAALGAYQRAMEGMPGSSLPWTGTGWAWLTLATWQLEHGSDPRPSLEQASKALQGALERNPRDEEARRHLGEVQAVRERWLASRSQARTTTP; this is encoded by the coding sequence ATGGCGAACACGGACCCGTCTCGAACGCGCGCGGAGCCCAAGGCATCTCGGCCCGGCAGCTCCCCACAAGAGGCCGAGACGCTGGAACCCGGTGCGCCACTGGCCTCGGTCGAAGCGCAGGGGCCCGCCTTTCCCGTGCCCGGCTGGGAGCGCTATCAGGCGGTGCGCTTCCTCGGGCAGGGTGGCATGGGCCGGGTGTTCCTCGCCTATGACGTGCAGCTGCGCCGCAACGTGGCCCTCAAGTTCGTGCGCGACGCGGCTCCCGAGCTGGCACGCCGCTTCCTCTCCGAGGCCCGTGCCCAGGCCCGTGTCCGGCACGAGCGCGTGTGCCAGGTGTACGAGGTGGGGGAGATCCGGGGCGTCACCTATATCGCCATGCAGTACGTGGAGGGGCAGACGCTGGGCCAGCTCGCGCCGGGGCTCTCGCTGGAGCAGAAGGCCCTGGTGTTGAGGGAGGTGGCCGAGGGCGTGCACGCCGCTCACCGCGCCGGCCTCATCCATCGGGATCTCAAGCCCTCCAACATCCTGGTGGAGCGCTCGGAGGATGGGCGCCTGCACCCCTACGTCCTGGACTTCGGCCTGGCGCGCGACTGGCGCGAGGAGTCCCTGTCCACGGGGACGGTGCTCGGCACGCCCCACTTCATGGCTCCCGAGCAGGCCCGGGGCGAGGTGGCCCGGCTGGATCGACGCGCGGACGTCTACAGCCTGGGCGCTACGCTCTACCACCTGCTCACCGGCCAGCTCCCCTTCACCGGGGGCAATGAGCTGGAGGTGCTCGCCCGCATCCAGTCCGAGGAGCCTCGCCCGCCTCGCGCGCTCGACGCGGACGTGCCGGCGGACCTGGAGGCCATCGCCCTCAAGTGCCTAGAGAAGGAGCGCTCGGCGCGCTACGACTCGGCGCGCGCGCTGGCCGAGGACCTGGAGCGCTTCCTCAATGGCGAGCCGGTGCGCGCACGTCCGGTGGGGCCGTGGCAGCGGCTGGCGCGCAAGGTGCGTCGACACCGGGCCGCGGTGGCCCTGGGCGCCGTGGCCCTGCTCGGGGTGATGCTCGCCCTGGGGCAGGCCGTCTGGACCCGCCGCGAGCTGGCCCTGCGTGAGCGCATCTCCCGCGGCTTCACCGAGAAGGTGGAGCGCATCGAGGCCCAGGCCCGCTACTCAGGGCTCTCGCGGCTGCACGACACGCGCGAGGATCGACAGGTGCTGCGTCAGCGCATGGAGGAACTGGAGGCGGAGATCCGCGAGGGCGGCGAGCGCGCGGTGGGCCCCGGCCACTACGCCGTGGGCCGGGCGATGATGGCGCTCGGAGACGTCGAGGGCGCACGGGCCCGACTGGAGTCCGCGTGGCAGGCGGGCTTCCGCGAGCCGCGAGTCGCCTATGCGCTGGCGCTGGTGATGGGGCAGCTCTACCAGGAGAAGCTCCTGGAGGTGGAGCGGGTGCGCAACCCCGAGGAGCGCGAGGCCCGCCGCCGCGAGTTCGAGCGCCAGTACCGCGAGCCCACCCTCTCCTGGCTGAGGCGGAGCGAGGGCGTGGAGCTGCCATCCCCCCACTACGGCGCGGCGCTGTTGGCCTTCTACGAGGGGCGCTACGACGAGGCGCTGACCCACCTGGACGCCATGGGGCCCGGTCTGCCCTGGTTCCACGAGGCGCCCCTGCTGCGAGGCGATGTGCGGGTGGCCCGCGCCACGGCGCGCTGGGGCCAGGGAGATCGCGCCGGAGCCCTGGCCGATTTCGAGGCCGGGAGGCAGGCCTACGCCGCGGCCGCCGCCACCGCCGAGAGCGTGCCGGCCGTGCACTACTCCCTGGCGCGGCTGGAGTACGGCGCGCTGCTCATGGAGCTCTACGGCCAGGGAGAGGTGAAGCCCCTCTACGAGCGGGGACTTCAGGCGCTCACGCGCGCCCTCACCGTCGCGCCCGACCATGCCGACTCCTGGGTGCAGCAGTCCCGCTTCCACCGCAGGCTGGCCGAGTTCCTGGCTCCTCGTGGCGGACAGGTGGAGCCGCTGCTGGAGCAGGCCACCGCGGCTGCTCGCGGCGCCCTGGCGCTCCAGCCTCGACACTCGCGGGCCCGCCTGGAGCTGGGCCTGAGCCTGCGCCTGCAGGCGCGCGCCCTCCAGGAGCGAGGCCAGGATCCGAGAGAGCTGCTCCGTCAGGCCCATGAGGCCTTCGAGAGTGTCTCCGCCGAGGACCGCAGCTACGGCTACTTCACGAGCCTCGGGCTGATCTTCAACGCGTGGGCCGACTACGAGGATGACACGGGCGCGGACTCGCTCGCGCATCGCAACCAGTCCATCGAGGCCTACCGCGACGCCATCAAGCTCGACGAGCGGCAGATGGATGCCTGGGTCAATCTCGGCGCCGCCTACCTCAAGCGGGCCTCGCGTTCACAGGAGTCGGAGCGCGATCTGGAACAGGCCTTCAGCGCGCTCGAGCGGGCCCGCGCGCTCAACCCCCGCAGCTACGTGCCCTGGTTCTACGAGGCTCGGGTGCAGGAGGCGCGAGCCCGCCGTCTGCGCGAGCAGGGACGCGATGCCGGGCCCGAGCTGGAGCGGGCCGTCTCGCTCTACCAGGAGGCGCTGGCCATCAATCCCCAGCAGCCGCTGCTTCACAACGGGCTGGGCATCGCGCGGCTCCTGCAGGCCCGCCAGGACTGGGAGCTGGGGAGGAGCCCGGATCCTTCACTCGAGCAGGCCCAGGCCGCCCTCGAGCAGGCCCGGAAGCTGGATGCGCGGCACGGCCTCGTGGACCAGAACCTCGGCGAGGTGAGTGCGTGGCGCGCCGTCTACCAGCGGAAGCGGGGAGAGGATCCCGGCCCGAGCGTCCGCGCGGCGCTCGGGGCCTATCAGCGGGCCATGGAGGGGATGCCAGGCTCGTCGCTCCCCTGGACGGGCACGGGTTGGGCCTGGCTCACCCTGGCCACCTGGCAGCTGGAGCACGGGAGCGATCCCCGGCCGAGCCTGGAGCAGGCCTCGAAGGCGCTCCAAGGGGCGCTCGAGCGCAATCCCCGGGATGAGGAGGCTCGGCGCCATCTGGGAGAGGTCCAGGCGGTGAGGGAGCGCTGGCTGGCGAGCCGGAGCCAGGCTCGCACCACGACTCCCTAG
- the hemE gene encoding uroporphyrinogen decarboxylase, with the protein MNDRLLKAARRQPTDTTPVWLMRQAGRYLPEYRAIRGNIAFLDLCKHPDLAAEVTVQPITRLGVDAAIIFSDILIPVEAMGIALELGDKGPHFPNPVRTAADIERLGVPDPVQGTGFVAEAIRRTRKALNDSVPVIGFAGAPFTLAAYMVEGGGSKSYILIKRLLFEQPKLAHTLFQKLTDTLIPYLKMQVEAGAKIVQIFDSWGGELGAYDFERFSLPYLTRMVKELQATGVPVILFGTGMSTHLPLLKRTGADVIGQDWRIQMDEARRILGPDVAVQGNLDPLHLFLPREELEGRVVDILNRAGPVGHIFNLGHGILPPTDPEAAKFMVEAVHRHGIALRQGQAPQR; encoded by the coding sequence ATGAACGACAGACTCCTGAAGGCGGCACGTCGCCAGCCCACCGACACCACCCCGGTGTGGCTCATGCGCCAGGCGGGCCGCTACCTGCCCGAGTACCGCGCCATCCGCGGCAACATCGCGTTCCTCGATCTGTGCAAGCACCCGGACCTGGCCGCCGAGGTGACGGTGCAGCCCATCACCCGGCTGGGCGTGGACGCGGCCATCATCTTCTCGGACATCCTCATCCCGGTGGAGGCCATGGGCATCGCCCTGGAGCTGGGAGACAAGGGGCCGCACTTCCCCAACCCGGTGCGCACCGCGGCGGACATCGAGCGGCTCGGGGTGCCGGATCCGGTGCAGGGCACGGGCTTCGTGGCCGAGGCCATCCGCCGCACGCGCAAGGCGCTGAATGACTCGGTGCCCGTCATCGGCTTCGCGGGCGCGCCGTTCACCCTGGCCGCGTACATGGTCGAGGGCGGCGGCTCCAAGAGCTACATCCTCATCAAGCGCCTGCTCTTCGAGCAGCCGAAGCTGGCGCACACGCTGTTCCAGAAGCTCACCGACACGCTCATCCCGTACCTGAAGATGCAGGTGGAGGCGGGGGCGAAGATCGTCCAGATCTTCGACTCGTGGGGCGGGGAGCTGGGGGCGTACGACTTCGAGCGCTTCAGCCTCCCGTACCTCACGCGGATGGTGAAGGAGCTGCAGGCCACCGGCGTGCCCGTCATCCTCTTCGGCACGGGGATGTCCACGCACCTGCCGCTGCTCAAGCGCACGGGCGCGGACGTCATCGGCCAGGACTGGCGCATCCAGATGGATGAGGCGCGTCGCATCCTCGGGCCGGACGTGGCGGTGCAGGGCAACCTGGATCCGCTCCACCTGTTCCTGCCGCGCGAGGAGCTGGAGGGGCGGGTGGTGGACATCCTGAACCGCGCCGGGCCGGTGGGGCACATCTTCAACCTCGGCCACGGCATCCTGCCGCCCACGGATCCGGAGGCCGCGAAGTTCATGGTGGAGGCGGTGCATCGGCACGGCATCGCGCTCCGGCAGGGGCAGGCTCCCCAGCGGTAG